One Candidatus Sulfurimonas baltica DNA segment encodes these proteins:
- a CDS encoding ankyrin repeat domain-containing protein, producing MANAKTFRLFISSPFNDFREERQVLHEKVFPKIDKYCNDKGYTFQPVDLRWGVSEEAQLDQKTLKLCLNEVKACKHYPHPNFLIMTGNRYGWVSLPYAIQKDEFESILEFYADNSVAISMLEKWYVEDTNHLMLNNSSHAYVLEKRDPNGEYKDWKEWEKEENKLRDILQTAAKELFEENTAQYNKYFMSATEAEVEEGILQYLNPTEFQQKLQTDLEKEQKNLPELDKDYVFGFLREITNIDSLDLSQEPAKLFIDKDQTKATVFKEQLIDALSKENTLESTVKLSTDIKKPFVDKKHLCEFEKFMIGKLTQAIDKQIDTKEVSALKQEQSEQLRFKILKTDTFFGREEELIQVQNYINNTCTQPFIVHGISGIGKSSFIAKAIDEVEEALTHTIVYRFIGATASSSNIRTLLELLITDLAEQDRLELPEKFEEDDDEFNVQIKALLETLMEPTVIILDALDQLQDKNHLKWLPLELPSNLKIILSMLDQKGYEYYYDLLKTNIDTANQLEIKPIDEDVAKEILDELLKKEKRSLTDAQYKYAIRKLKESNSSPLYLKIAFEEIKTWKQTDEKEELAIGIQKIIKEFIDNLTTKFHHDKAIVHKVLGLISASRDGLSESELLDLLSHDEDILSSLEKEENNNNLTLTIGGVKVRRFPISVWARLSEQLRPFVNERLIDGEKLITPFHRIIAETIEKEYYEDKKENLHKELAYYFDLENHLITQRSFNELPWALYKLDDFEELKKVILNHQIKALEENNELAWYTKKAYDKWDAATYIGDETYYEQQLRKLSSRNATYEEMDKRIYEFIVENFSNDSTIDSLYEYTKKLENSSKYMEFLIELAILVRFSMKNESFADIVKYITIYTCFELYEASFSYELNVLITDMFNAQENFPYGIYNNIFENSGVITKDYIAQLNKCFDNGKLNVSIFRDLYNKNSLDDYQKLTTHEMNQKANIKYGMRIENQNSQFLEAIKNENIDMLDSMIFEGTGMDISSEHLLEAIYAHSLSVVKFLIEASEEDIIHEYMNIKIDSYAEPKIPIVEAVKRRQLDIVKFLLINGAHSEIFDFLPEGSLFMFAILNKDLEMVKLLLKYGVDINQKTSWGHTPLEYALFCESPSIIEFLS from the coding sequence TTGGCCAATGCAAAAACCTTCAGACTCTTCATAAGCTCACCATTCAATGACTTTCGAGAAGAACGACAAGTATTACATGAAAAAGTATTCCCTAAGATAGATAAGTATTGTAATGATAAAGGTTATACATTTCAACCAGTTGACCTACGCTGGGGAGTTAGTGAAGAAGCTCAACTTGACCAAAAAACTCTAAAATTATGTCTAAATGAAGTAAAAGCATGTAAACATTATCCACATCCAAACTTCTTAATTATGACAGGTAATCGTTATGGGTGGGTATCTCTTCCTTATGCTATTCAAAAAGATGAATTTGAGTCTATTTTAGAATTTTATGCGGATAACAGTGTAGCTATATCAATGCTAGAAAAATGGTACGTGGAAGACACTAATCATCTAATGCTAAATAATAGTTCTCATGCTTATGTCCTAGAGAAAAGGGATCCTAATGGGGAATACAAAGATTGGAAAGAGTGGGAAAAAGAAGAAAATAAACTACGAGACATACTTCAAACAGCAGCAAAAGAACTGTTTGAAGAAAACACAGCTCAATATAATAAATACTTTATGTCAGCGACAGAAGCGGAAGTTGAAGAGGGAATATTACAATATTTAAATCCAACAGAGTTTCAACAAAAACTTCAAACAGATTTAGAAAAAGAACAAAAAAACTTGCCAGAACTAGACAAAGATTATGTCTTTGGTTTCTTGCGTGAAATAACCAATATCGATTCACTAGACTTATCACAAGAGCCAGCTAAATTATTTATAGACAAAGACCAAACAAAAGCCACAGTATTTAAAGAGCAACTTATAGATGCACTATCTAAAGAAAACACTTTGGAATCTACAGTAAAACTCTCAACAGACATAAAGAAACCATTTGTAGATAAAAAGCACCTATGTGAGTTTGAAAAGTTTATGATAGGGAAATTAACACAAGCTATAGATAAACAAATAGACACAAAAGAAGTTTCAGCTCTTAAACAAGAACAATCAGAACAACTAAGATTTAAAATATTAAAAACAGACACTTTCTTTGGAAGAGAAGAAGAACTAATACAAGTACAAAACTATATCAATAATACATGTACACAACCTTTTATAGTTCACGGTATATCAGGTATAGGAAAGTCTTCTTTTATAGCAAAAGCTATAGATGAAGTAGAAGAGGCCTTGACACATACTATAGTCTATAGGTTCATAGGAGCTACAGCATCCTCTTCAAATATAAGAACTCTACTTGAATTACTCATCACAGACTTAGCAGAGCAAGACAGACTAGAGTTGCCAGAAAAATTTGAAGAAGATGATGATGAGTTTAATGTTCAGATAAAAGCATTGTTAGAGACTTTAATGGAACCAACAGTAATCATTTTGGACGCATTAGACCAACTACAAGATAAAAACCATTTAAAGTGGTTACCACTAGAGTTACCAAGTAATTTAAAAATCATTCTATCAATGCTTGACCAAAAAGGGTATGAGTATTACTATGATTTATTAAAGACAAACATAGATACAGCTAATCAACTTGAGATAAAACCTATAGATGAAGATGTAGCAAAAGAGATATTAGATGAGTTACTAAAAAAAGAAAAGAGAAGTTTAACCGATGCACAATACAAATATGCCATTAGAAAACTAAAAGAGAGCAATAGCTCACCTTTATACTTAAAGATAGCGTTTGAAGAGATCAAGACTTGGAAACAAACAGATGAAAAGGAAGAACTTGCAATCGGAATTCAAAAAATAATCAAAGAGTTTATAGATAATTTAACAACAAAATTCCATCATGATAAAGCTATTGTGCATAAAGTACTAGGTCTTATATCCGCTTCAAGAGATGGACTAAGTGAAAGTGAATTACTAGACTTACTTAGTCATGATGAAGATATACTTTCAAGTCTTGAGAAAGAAGAAAATAACAATAATTTAACTTTAACTATTGGCGGAGTTAAAGTAAGAAGATTTCCCATATCTGTATGGGCAAGACTATCAGAACAACTAAGACCATTTGTAAATGAGAGACTTATAGATGGAGAGAAGCTTATTACACCTTTTCATAGGATTATAGCTGAGACTATAGAAAAAGAGTATTATGAAGATAAGAAAGAAAATCTGCATAAAGAATTGGCTTACTATTTTGATTTAGAAAATCATCTAATTACGCAAAGAAGCTTCAATGAATTACCATGGGCTTTGTATAAGTTGGATGATTTTGAAGAGTTAAAGAAAGTAATTTTAAATCATCAAATTAAAGCTTTAGAAGAAAATAACGAATTAGCATGGTATACTAAAAAAGCTTATGATAAATGGGATGCTGCAACGTATATTGGTGATGAAACGTACTATGAACAACAACTTAGAAAATTAAGTTCTAGGAATGCAACATATGAAGAGATGGATAAAAGGATTTATGAATTTATTGTAGAAAACTTTTCAAATGATAGTACTATAGATTCTTTATACGAATATACAAAAAAGCTTGAAAATTCTAGTAAATATATGGAGTTTTTAATAGAACTTGCAATACTAGTAAGGTTTTCAATGAAAAATGAAAGCTTTGCTGATATAGTAAAGTATATAACAATATATACATGTTTTGAGTTGTATGAAGCTAGCTTTTCATATGAATTAAATGTACTAATAACAGATATGTTTAATGCGCAAGAGAATTTCCCATATGGAATTTATAATAATATTTTTGAAAACTCTGGAGTCATAACTAAGGATTATATTGCTCAATTAAATAAATGTTTCGATAATGGAAAGTTAAATGTTTCTATTTTTAGAGATTTATATAATAAAAATTCACTTGATGATTATCAAAAATTAACTACACACGAGATGAATCAAAAAGCAAATATAAAATACGGCATGAGAATAGAAAATCAAAATAGTCAGTTTTTAGAGGCGATAAAAAATGAAAATATAGATATGTTGGATTCGATGATTTTTGAAGGAACTGGGATGGATATATCATCAGAACATCTTCTAGAAGCAATTTATGCTCACTCTCTTTCAGTAGTAAAATTTTTGATAGAAGCATCAGAGGAAGATATAATACATGAATATATGAATATTAAGATTGACAGTTATGCCGAGCCTAAAATACCAATTGTTGAAGCTGTGAAGAGAAGACAACTTGATATAGTTAAATTCTTATTAATTAATGGTGCACATTCGGAAATCTTTGATTTTCTTCCGGAAGGATCACTATTTATGTTCGCAATTCTTAATAAAGATTTAGAAATGGTGAAACTTTTATTAAAATATGGAGTAGATATCAACCAAAAAACTTCATGGGGACATACACCATTGGAGTATGCTTTATTCTGTGAAAGTCCTTCTATAATAGAATTTTTAAGTTAA
- a CDS encoding WD40 repeat domain-containing protein, giving the protein MEKIYFNDNDKEKMRIKLSNNWEVNYDGELYLREAGDFEPKELVGHSEKVIGLLNLDGGEFLSISKDNTMIVWSAKGRKQATFESENSIVGISKIGDGKILALLEDESVVLWSVKYRRKLATFDLKVSSFDDVELDQSYLSFITKDGDLKVYTDTGNSVITFQNQKTFFTAWRFLRNDYCLTRTSTEIIELWSSSGEKVATINDKFSFSKDFLTIDEKSFAFVNENNEICIYDFEGKKYSSSKVDLANLTRTFIQTKEKLENQKKQNNIMDFMHVNNPDYKEVFIPSEVILKNDIELQDDDTKYLWNFFNRPIFNQIHNLLKKEEKSVKEYRKKMHEIKENEMKLDEVNLLIASTIKIKKIIAILVSLSFFSFALIVAGMLYKVLPSNMPVLVLVPFVLFVVFIMIWKSKFSKLLLLHRKKEKINTIDMLMQATKQWLKSVVEYRDSIIKQIPVLKDQNLYSGLKAKEIIKSKINNEIEKLALEECGITKDDIEFTDITGANNREAIVLHDWSKIQDKTNDSMSKKITSHNEMSFWSTKDGDILFAVQYIQFIFLTKDKIDVFNTYYDFIKNEYISKQSHAYYYKDVTNMSKKQVERIVFSESDEYSATEISLQVSSGDKINLTIINPETMKNLKNQFSSDEDLEERGLQIKELEEKLEEIKSDDSLDEDEKQDEIEMIEGQINSRKNDTIIVNKVASQELNKADQTIQNIRAQVRNHKTIEDNT; this is encoded by the coding sequence ATGGAAAAAATTTACTTTAATGATAATGATAAAGAAAAAATGAGGATAAAACTTAGTAATAATTGGGAAGTTAATTATGATGGTGAACTGTATCTTCGAGAGGCGGGTGATTTTGAACCCAAAGAATTAGTTGGTCACAGTGAAAAAGTGATAGGATTGCTTAACCTTGATGGTGGAGAATTTTTATCTATTTCAAAAGATAATACTATGATTGTTTGGAGCGCAAAAGGGCGAAAGCAAGCTACATTTGAGAGTGAAAATAGCATTGTAGGAATTAGTAAAATTGGTGATGGAAAAATATTGGCATTATTAGAAGATGAAAGTGTTGTATTATGGAGTGTTAAATATAGAAGAAAACTTGCTACATTTGACTTGAAAGTTAGCTCATTTGATGATGTTGAACTAGATCAGAGTTATCTGTCTTTTATTACGAAAGATGGAGATTTGAAAGTATATACCGATACTGGAAATAGCGTTATAACATTCCAGAATCAAAAAACTTTCTTTACTGCATGGAGATTCTTACGAAATGATTATTGTTTAACACGAACAAGCACAGAAATCATAGAACTTTGGTCAAGCAGCGGAGAAAAAGTAGCCACAATAAATGATAAATTTTCTTTTAGTAAAGACTTTTTAACAATAGATGAAAAATCTTTTGCATTTGTCAATGAAAATAATGAAATTTGCATATATGATTTTGAAGGTAAAAAATATTCATCTTCCAAAGTTGACTTAGCAAACTTAACAAGAACCTTTATACAAACAAAAGAAAAGCTTGAGAATCAAAAAAAACAAAATAATATAATGGATTTTATGCATGTAAATAATCCAGACTATAAAGAAGTGTTTATACCTTCAGAAGTAATTTTAAAAAATGATATAGAATTACAAGATGATGACACAAAATACTTATGGAATTTTTTTAATCGTCCTATTTTTAATCAGATTCATAATCTTCTAAAAAAAGAAGAAAAATCTGTAAAAGAATACAGAAAGAAAATGCATGAAATAAAAGAAAATGAAATGAAATTAGATGAAGTAAATTTACTTATTGCTTCAACTATTAAAATAAAAAAAATAATTGCTATCTTAGTATCCTTATCCTTCTTTTCGTTTGCTTTAATTGTGGCTGGAATGTTATATAAAGTTTTGCCAAGCAATATGCCAGTTCTAGTTTTGGTGCCATTTGTGTTGTTTGTAGTTTTTATAATGATATGGAAAAGTAAGTTTTCTAAATTGTTGTTATTACATAGAAAAAAAGAAAAAATCAATACAATTGACATGTTAATGCAGGCAACGAAGCAGTGGCTTAAATCAGTTGTTGAATACAGAGATTCAATTATCAAACAAATACCTGTTTTAAAAGATCAAAACCTTTATTCTGGGCTTAAGGCTAAAGAGATTATTAAAAGTAAAATAAATAATGAAATAGAAAAATTAGCTTTAGAAGAGTGTGGTATTACAAAAGATGACATTGAGTTTACTGATATAACTGGTGCGAATAATCGTGAGGCTATCGTTTTACATGATTGGTCAAAAATTCAAGATAAAACAAATGATTCAATGAGTAAGAAAATTACTTCTCACAATGAAATGTCGTTTTGGTCAACGAAAGATGGAGATATACTTTTTGCTGTTCAATATATTCAGTTTATCTTTTTAACAAAAGATAAAATTGATGTCTTTAACACTTATTATGATTTTATTAAAAATGAATATATATCAAAACAATCACATGCTTATTATTATAAAGATGTAACAAATATGTCTAAAAAACAAGTTGAACGTATTGTTTTTAGTGAAAGTGATGAATACTCTGCAACTGAAATCTCACTGCAAGTTTCGAGTGGAGATAAAATAAATCTTACTATCATTAATCCAGAAACAATGAAAAATTTGAAAAATCAATTTTCTTCTGATGAAGACTTAGAAGAAAGAGGACTTCAAATTAAAGAGCTGGAAGAAAAACTAGAAGAGATAAAATCAGATGATTCTTTAGACGAAGATGAGAAACAAGATGAAATTGAAATGATTGAAGGTCAAATCAATTCAAGAAAAAATGACACTATTATAGTAAATAAAGTTGCAAGTCAAGAATTAAATAAGGCAGATCAAACTATCCAAAATATTAGAGCACAAGTTCGTAATCATAAAACTATTGAAGATAATACTTAA
- a CDS encoding ATP-binding protein — MFVNRTNELKALEDEYKKSDATFSVMYGRRRVGKTSLLSKYIESKPSIYLYITLSDLNSQLSAFTQQIRQFAPLSIAKHLKFDSFEEALEFLATLELEKKLVLVIDEYQYLTQLDKTFSSKLQKIWDMSLINSNIHLILCGSVLSMMHSEVLAYNAPLYGRRTSQFHIKAIKFNYLQEFLPGSTKLELMQIYASFGSIPKYLNEYDSSMDFMQNIEQKILNKNSYLYSEGNFLLKDEISDARSYFSILESISKGNTKIGHIGASLGLASSYLTKYMQRLIELDIIEKEVPVTETNPLKSKFGRYKIKDKFLNFWFFYVFKNYNFLEIEQKRAVLDEIELNFNDRFVSFAFEDYVVEDILENPKKYLDFIPTKVGRWWNNKEEIDIVAFDDENICFIECKWQNRVDEEKVKEKLMQKSINIVSDKTTSYLVVTKDSYLKESI; from the coding sequence ATGTTTGTTAATAGAACCAATGAGCTTAAAGCGCTTGAAGATGAGTATAAAAAAAGTGATGCTACTTTTAGCGTTATGTATGGAAGACGCAGAGTTGGTAAAACTTCACTTTTATCAAAGTACATTGAATCCAAACCTAGCATATATCTCTATATAACACTAAGTGATTTAAACTCTCAACTATCAGCATTTACTCAGCAAATACGACAATTTGCTCCATTGTCAATCGCCAAACATTTAAAGTTTGATAGTTTTGAAGAGGCATTAGAGTTTTTAGCAACTCTTGAACTTGAAAAAAAGTTAGTTCTAGTTATAGATGAGTATCAGTACTTAACGCAGTTAGACAAAACCTTTTCATCAAAGTTACAAAAAATATGGGATATGAGTCTCATAAATTCAAATATTCACCTCATACTTTGTGGCTCGGTTCTTTCTATGATGCACTCAGAAGTTCTTGCTTACAATGCTCCACTTTATGGCAGAAGGACTTCACAGTTTCATATAAAAGCCATTAAATTTAACTACTTGCAAGAGTTCTTGCCAGGATCTACAAAGCTAGAGCTAATGCAGATTTACGCATCTTTTGGCAGTATTCCAAAATATCTAAATGAGTATGATTCATCTATGGATTTTATGCAAAATATAGAGCAGAAGATCTTAAATAAAAATTCATATCTTTACAGTGAGGGGAACTTTTTACTTAAAGATGAGATTTCAGATGCTAGAAGTTACTTCTCCATACTAGAAAGCATCTCAAAGGGCAACACTAAGATAGGTCATATAGGCGCATCCCTTGGACTGGCTTCTTCATATCTAACAAAATATATGCAAAGACTTATAGAGTTGGACATCATTGAAAAAGAGGTTCCCGTAACTGAAACAAATCCGCTAAAGAGTAAATTTGGTCGCTATAAAATAAAAGATAAATTTTTAAACTTTTGGTTTTTTTATGTATTTAAAAACTATAACTTTTTAGAGATAGAGCAAAAAAGAGCTGTGTTAGATGAGATAGAGTTAAACTTTAATGATAGATTTGTCTCTTTCGCGTTTGAAGACTATGTAGTTGAAGATATTTTAGAAAATCCTAAAAAGTACTTAGATTTTATACCAACGAAAGTCGGTCGTTGGTGGAACAACAAAGAAGAGATAGATATAGTCGCGTTTGATGATGAAAATATCTGCTTCATAGAGTGCAAATGGCAAAACAGGGTTGATGAAGAGAAAGTGAAAGAAAAGCTAATGCAAAAGTCAATAAACATAGTTTCTGACAAAACCACTTCTTACTTAGTTGTAACAAAAGATAGTTATTTAAAAGAGAGTATATAA
- a CDS encoding toll/interleukin-1 receptor domain-containing protein, which translates to MSESIFISYNSYDSELATAISDALQKNNITNWFAPNMIGIGEHYARTITPAITGCEIFLLLASKYSVGSKKENMQGSGEVLNELQLASNNRRIILPFKLDDALENGAEDGFAYLLAKSQWLDVSKDAIQKQVEFIVENIKDVLKNGLKNCKNYSSNLSEQEQAQNIKKIEKALKSADLATAENIFTENVFAKVYDDEILLLRIITSMIKNNIRNLSSKSVDRLLLQLDALMHTQYKHHSIYLKTILSVLYFKVNGVFDTTGGFDKLHSLATELPKVPAKYILMFRNIKDTNIIELKWKHFL; encoded by the coding sequence ATGAGTGAGTCTATATTTATATCATATAATAGTTATGACTCTGAGCTAGCAACAGCTATTTCAGATGCCTTGCAAAAGAACAATATAACTAATTGGTTCGCCCCCAATATGATAGGAATTGGTGAGCACTATGCTAGAACTATTACACCCGCAATTACAGGGTGTGAGATATTCTTGTTACTTGCTTCAAAATACTCTGTTGGCAGTAAAAAAGAAAATATGCAAGGCTCAGGAGAAGTTCTAAATGAGCTTCAGCTTGCTTCAAATAACAGACGGATAATACTCCCTTTTAAGCTAGATGATGCGCTCGAAAATGGAGCAGAAGACGGATTTGCTTATCTTTTGGCTAAATCACAATGGTTAGATGTGTCTAAGGATGCGATTCAAAAGCAGGTTGAGTTCATTGTAGAAAACATAAAGGATGTTCTAAAAAATGGGTTGAAAAATTGTAAGAACTATTCTTCAAATCTATCAGAACAAGAACAAGCTCAAAATATAAAAAAAATTGAAAAAGCCTTAAAAAGTGCAGATCTTGCAACTGCCGAAAATATTTTTACAGAAAATGTTTTCGCTAAAGTTTATGATGATGAAATATTACTATTAAGAATTATTACATCAATGATTAAAAATAATATTAGAAACCTTTCATCAAAGTCAGTCGATAGATTACTGCTTCAATTGGATGCCCTGATGCATACGCAGTATAAACATCATTCAATTTATCTCAAAACTATTTTGAGTGTTTTATATTTTAAAGTGAATGGGGTTTTTGATACAACAGGTGGTTTTGACAAGTTACATAGTTTAGCAACAGAATTACCAAAAGTACCTGCCAAATATATTCTTATGTTTAGAAATATTAAGGATACTAACATTATTGAATTAAAATGGAAACATTTTTTGTAA
- a CDS encoding AAA family ATPase: MRTLFLTAKKFAIDANASAISLEYFKEALSTLELIDPNVRKLVYEYLSIEPSLTSKVSKESIENVKKHNVVPFDDEVKKFKEYLESNGFAMTAIVSKIFVEKTNSIKKVKENISKLEESLKSQVYGQDQAIEAVCDKIVESSYNIATDTPKAIYFFLGPPATGKTMLSKLIVDQLEGYDAFKIFDMTQYSSSKDGFGLFGLEKGYTDATEGKLTKFVKENPNSVVVFDEIEKTHPDVLSNFLMMLSSGKAEDGFTGEIIDFKNTIVVFTSNLGSELYNNSDFVQLMKENPLEANSTIIDAIGREERIIEGDSRKALSPELLSRLSQGQIVLFNKLPFDALLNITKTKVLEVQANFESIYGIDIEYDTFDSIIALLLLSFAPQVDVRKLKSKLPLVIFDLITDYVRANDSLISRVDFRIDKHSSELLKSELLDLNSEAQIKFLHNIFRKNETFKYKLATNFDSGVLTFTFSDVVRKKLSRSVDFSGEEGLVFTVPSISFKDVAGHAVAKKRLGEVINILKDPKKLDKFNVGAPKGMLLYGVPGTGKTMLAKAFANEADLPFIQTTGTEILNIELMKKIFKKAREYAPAIVFIDEIDAIGTRDGSRFDVIINQFLTELNGFSDSADEMVFVIAATNLKQKIDPAILRSGRIDLHVEIDSLDRAAREFFIDKILEKPISGSFDKEKILTYTAGMTGADLEKVARESVLYVFRHSLENITQDILIEQINIIKHGSRITHKSIDKLMESTAIHEAGHAVVSIVLMPEAKIEQITVVPRGGALGFVSYDQDADLSSLTRQDIKNKLCIAFAGREAQLKEYGEEGFDSGASSDLNMATKYAHYAIATLGMGESTGYINVSNFKEDSLFEKEIEAELKLWLNEAKEKTQILINEHWDKVSALAKLLQEKEIVNEAELITLMT, translated from the coding sequence ATGAGAACACTATTTTTAACGGCTAAAAAGTTTGCGATTGATGCTAATGCATCTGCTATTTCACTAGAGTACTTTAAAGAGGCACTTTCAACTTTAGAATTGATTGATCCAAATGTTAGAAAACTTGTCTATGAGTACTTAAGCATAGAACCAAGTTTGACAAGCAAAGTTTCAAAAGAAAGTATCGAAAATGTTAAAAAACATAATGTCGTACCGTTTGATGATGAAGTAAAAAAGTTCAAAGAGTATTTGGAATCAAATGGTTTTGCAATGACGGCTATAGTATCTAAAATTTTTGTAGAAAAAACGAATAGCATTAAAAAAGTTAAAGAGAATATTTCTAAACTAGAAGAATCTCTTAAATCACAGGTGTATGGACAGGACCAAGCCATAGAAGCAGTTTGTGATAAAATCGTTGAGTCCAGTTATAACATAGCTACAGACACCCCAAAAGCTATTTACTTTTTTCTTGGCCCTCCAGCTACTGGAAAGACTATGCTCTCAAAGCTTATAGTTGACCAGCTAGAAGGGTACGATGCTTTTAAGATTTTTGACATGACTCAGTATAGTAGTTCTAAGGATGGGTTTGGGCTGTTTGGGTTAGAAAAGGGTTACACTGATGCAACCGAAGGTAAACTCACAAAATTTGTAAAAGAAAATCCTAACTCAGTAGTGGTTTTTGATGAGATAGAAAAAACACATCCTGATGTGCTTTCGAACTTTTTAATGATGTTATCATCTGGCAAGGCAGAAGACGGTTTTACTGGCGAGATTATAGATTTTAAAAATACTATCGTTGTATTTACATCAAACTTGGGTTCAGAACTTTACAATAACAGCGACTTTGTGCAGCTCATGAAGGAAAACCCCCTTGAAGCAAATAGCACTATTATAGATGCAATAGGCAGGGAAGAGCGAATAATAGAGGGTGATTCAAGAAAAGCATTAAGTCCAGAGTTACTCTCAAGACTTTCACAAGGTCAAATAGTTCTTTTTAATAAATTACCTTTTGATGCGCTGTTAAATATTACTAAAACTAAAGTTCTAGAGGTTCAGGCTAATTTTGAGTCAATATATGGCATCGATATTGAGTATGATACATTTGATAGTATTATTGCTCTACTACTGCTTTCATTTGCCCCTCAAGTAGATGTACGTAAGTTAAAATCGAAATTACCATTAGTAATATTTGATTTGATTACTGATTATGTAAGAGCGAATGACAGTCTTATAAGCCGAGTTGATTTTAGGATAGACAAGCACTCCTCTGAGCTTTTAAAGTCTGAACTTTTAGATTTAAATAGTGAAGCTCAAATAAAATTTCTGCATAATATCTTCAGAAAAAATGAAACATTTAAATATAAACTAGCTACAAATTTTGATTCTGGAGTTCTCACATTTACATTTAGCGATGTTGTGCGTAAAAAACTCTCAAGGTCAGTAGATTTTAGTGGTGAAGAAGGTTTAGTATTTACCGTTCCATCTATCAGTTTTAAAGATGTGGCAGGACATGCGGTCGCGAAAAAAAGACTAGGCGAAGTAATAAATATACTAAAAGATCCTAAAAAACTGGACAAGTTTAATGTAGGTGCGCCAAAAGGAATGCTTCTTTATGGTGTTCCAGGAACGGGTAAAACTATGCTCGCCAAAGCATTTGCAAACGAAGCAGACTTGCCTTTCATACAAACAACAGGCACAGAAATACTAAATATAGAGCTTATGAAAAAAATCTTTAAAAAAGCTAGAGAATATGCACCAGCTATAGTTTTTATTGACGAGATAGATGCTATTGGAACGAGAGATGGTTCTAGATTTGATGTAATAATCAATCAGTTCCTAACTGAATTAAATGGTTTCTCTGATAGTGCAGATGAAATGGTGTTTGTAATAGCCGCAACAAACTTAAAACAAAAAATAGACCCTGCAATACTTCGTTCAGGAAGAATTGACTTACATGTAGAGATAGATTCACTTGATCGTGCAGCTAGGGAATTTTTTATAGATAAGATTTTAGAAAAACCAATATCAGGTTCATTCGATAAAGAGAAGATTTTAACATATACAGCCGGTATGACAGGTGCAGATTTGGAAAAGGTTGCAAGAGAGAGTGTCCTTTATGTTTTTAGACATTCCCTTGAGAATATTACTCAAGATATTTTAATAGAGCAGATAAACATAATCAAACATGGCTCAAGAATAACTCATAAATCTATAGACAAACTTATGGAATCAACAGCCATACATGAAGCAGGGCATGCTGTAGTCTCAATAGTTTTAATGCCAGAAGCTAAAATAGAGCAGATTACAGTTGTCCCAAGAGGTGGCGCACTAGGGTTTGTATCATACGATCAAGACGCAGACTTAAGTAGTTTGACTCGTCAAGATATAAAAAATAAACTCTGCATTGCATTTGCAGGACGAGAAGCACAACTAAAAGAGTATGGTGAAGAGGGCTTTGACAGCGGAGCTTCAAGCGATTTAAACATGGCAACAAAATATGCTCACTATGCTATAGCAACACTTGGAATGGGTGAAAGTACAGGTTATATAAATGTATCTAATTTTAAAGAAGATTCACTTTTTGAAAAGGAGATAGAAGCGGAACTAAAATTGTGGTTAAATGAAGCAAAGGAAAAAACGCAAATATTAATAAATGAGCATTGGGACAAGGTGTCAGCACTTGCAAAACTACTTCAAGAAAAAGAGATAGTGAATGAAGCTGAACTTATAACTTTAATGACATAA